The following proteins are co-located in the uncultured Draconibacterium sp. genome:
- a CDS encoding TatD family hydrolase — protein MLIDTHSHIYSEDFIHDRDEALQRAYESGVKKIVLPNIDSGSIKHMLDLSEAYPHLCYPLMGLHPTSVDEDYKEELQAIEYWLERRKFYGIGEIGIDLYWDKKFIEEQKEAFRYQIKLAKKYNLPVVIHVRNSFEETYEIVKEEQDGSLNGVFHCFSGSEIEATKIIELGFLFGIGGVVTFKNSTLDEVLKSIDISNLVLETDSPYLSPVPKRGKRNESSYLMYIAQKIAEVYNVPVARVAEITTSNARNLFGI, from the coding sequence ATGCTAATAGACACGCATTCCCATATTTATTCGGAAGATTTTATCCACGATCGTGATGAAGCACTCCAAAGAGCTTATGAAAGTGGAGTAAAAAAAATAGTTTTACCGAATATCGATTCCGGATCGATAAAACACATGCTCGATTTATCTGAGGCATACCCTCATTTGTGTTATCCTTTAATGGGATTACATCCAACTTCGGTAGATGAAGATTACAAAGAAGAATTGCAGGCGATTGAATATTGGCTGGAAAGAAGAAAATTCTATGGAATAGGAGAGATTGGAATTGATTTATACTGGGATAAAAAGTTTATTGAAGAACAAAAGGAAGCATTTCGTTACCAAATAAAGCTGGCCAAAAAGTACAATTTACCGGTAGTTATTCATGTACGTAATTCGTTTGAAGAAACCTACGAGATTGTAAAAGAAGAGCAAGATGGCAGTTTAAATGGAGTGTTTCATTGTTTTTCGGGAAGTGAAATTGAAGCAACAAAAATTATAGAGCTTGGTTTCTTGTTTGGTATTGGAGGTGTTGTAACATTTAAAAACAGCACGCTCGATGAAGTTTTGAAATCAATTGATATTTCTAATCTGGTATTAGAAACCGATTCTCCTTACCTGTCTCCGGTGCCAAAACGTGGTAAACGAAACGAGAGTTCTTATTTAATGTACATTGCTCAGAAGATTGCCGAAGTATATAATGTTCCGGTGGCACGGGTTGCCGAAATTACTACATCAAATGCCCGCAATTTGTTCGGAATTTAA
- a CDS encoding biopolymer transporter ExbD, which produces MARKTPEVPATSLADIAFMLLIFFLVTTTMDVDSGLRRKLPQWAPEQQDDDQAEIKERNVFVVLVNRNNDLLVEGDYERIDNLRDRAKEFMANPYNDEALPEKEPMDVPYFGEYMVTKGVISLRNDNDTQYGTYLAVQNELVAAINELRDELAIDKWGKPYEELDSDQQDAVKKIVPQKISEAEPKGKNF; this is translated from the coding sequence ATGGCAAGAAAAACACCTGAAGTACCGGCAACGTCATTAGCAGATATTGCATTTATGTTGCTAATCTTTTTCCTGGTAACAACCACGATGGACGTTGACAGCGGTCTCCGGAGAAAACTCCCTCAATGGGCTCCAGAACAACAGGATGACGACCAGGCAGAAATTAAAGAACGAAATGTTTTTGTTGTTTTGGTAAACCGAAACAATGATTTGCTGGTTGAAGGGGACTACGAACGTATTGATAATTTAAGAGATAGAGCAAAAGAGTTTATGGCGAACCCATACAACGATGAAGCTTTACCTGAAAAAGAACCGATGGATGTACCATATTTCGGTGAATATATGGTTACCAAAGGAGTTATTTCATTACGTAATGATAATGATACTCAATACGGAACGTATTTAGCTGTGCAGAACGAATTGGTTGCTGCCATTAACGAACTAAGAGATGAATTAGCTATAGATAAATGGGGGAAACCTTATGAGGAATTAGACAGTGACCAGCAAGATGCTGTGAAAAAGATAGTTCCTCAAAAAATATCTGAAGCTGAACCAAAAGGTAAAAACTTTTAA
- the groL gene encoding chaperonin GroEL (60 kDa chaperone family; promotes refolding of misfolded polypeptides especially under stressful conditions; forms two stacked rings of heptamers to form a barrel-shaped 14mer; ends can be capped by GroES; misfolded proteins enter the barrel where they are refolded when GroES binds) — MAKEIKFDIEARDLLKSGVDQLANAVKVTLGPKGRNVVIEKKFGAPQITKDGVTVAKEIELSDAYENLGAQMVKEVASKTGDDAGDGTTTATVLAQSIVNVGLKNVTAGANPMDLKRGIDKAVEAVVASIAEQAQTIGDDYAKIESVAKISANNDSVIGALIAEAMKKVHKEGVITIEEAKGTDTYVDVVEGMQFDRGYLSPYFVTDAEKMVAELDNPFILIHDKKISTMKDMLPVLEATAQTGRPLMIISEDVDGEALATLVVNRLRGSLKVCAVKAPGFGDRRKEMLEDIAILTGGTVITEEKGMKLEQATIDMLGQCEKITVDKENTTVVNGAGETEAIAARVNQIKTQMETTTSDYDKEKLQERLAKLAGGVAVIYVGAASEVEMKEKKDRVDDALHATRAAVEEGIVAGGGVALVRAIEALESLKGENDDETTGVEIVKRAIEEPLRQIVANAGKEGAVVVQKVKEGKADFGYNARTDKYENLFETGVIDPAKVTRVALENAASIAGMFLTTETVIVELKEDAPAMPMGGGMPGGMGGMM, encoded by the coding sequence ATGGCTAAAGAAATTAAATTTGACATTGAAGCACGCGATTTGTTAAAAAGCGGTGTAGATCAGTTGGCAAACGCAGTAAAAGTAACACTCGGACCAAAAGGTCGTAATGTTGTTATCGAAAAGAAATTTGGTGCACCACAAATTACAAAAGACGGTGTAACTGTAGCTAAAGAAATTGAATTAAGCGACGCATACGAAAACCTTGGTGCACAAATGGTAAAAGAAGTAGCTTCAAAAACCGGTGACGATGCTGGTGATGGAACTACAACTGCAACTGTTTTAGCACAATCAATTGTTAATGTTGGTTTGAAAAACGTAACTGCCGGTGCAAATCCAATGGATTTAAAACGTGGTATCGACAAAGCCGTTGAAGCTGTTGTGGCAAGCATTGCTGAGCAGGCGCAAACAATTGGCGACGATTACGCTAAAATCGAATCAGTAGCAAAAATTTCGGCTAATAACGATTCTGTAATTGGTGCTTTAATTGCCGAGGCAATGAAAAAAGTACACAAAGAAGGTGTAATTACCATCGAAGAAGCAAAAGGAACCGATACTTATGTTGACGTTGTAGAAGGTATGCAATTCGATCGCGGGTACTTGTCTCCTTACTTTGTAACCGATGCAGAAAAAATGGTTGCCGAACTGGATAATCCATTCATTCTTATCCACGACAAAAAAATCAGCACAATGAAAGACATGCTTCCTGTTTTGGAGGCAACTGCTCAAACAGGTCGTCCGTTGATGATTATTTCTGAAGATGTTGATGGTGAAGCTTTGGCTACTTTGGTTGTAAACCGTTTACGCGGTTCGTTAAAAGTATGTGCCGTTAAAGCTCCTGGTTTTGGCGATCGCAGAAAAGAAATGTTGGAAGACATTGCAATTCTTACTGGCGGAACAGTTATTACTGAAGAAAAAGGTATGAAACTGGAGCAAGCTACAATTGACATGTTGGGTCAGTGTGAAAAAATTACTGTTGACAAAGAAAATACGACAGTTGTTAACGGTGCTGGTGAAACAGAGGCAATTGCTGCTCGTGTTAACCAGATTAAAACTCAGATGGAAACAACTACTTCTGATTACGACAAAGAAAAACTACAAGAGCGTTTGGCTAAATTGGCCGGTGGTGTTGCAGTTATTTATGTTGGTGCTGCTTCAGAAGTTGAAATGAAAGAGAAAAAAGACCGTGTTGATGATGCATTGCACGCAACCCGTGCCGCTGTTGAAGAAGGTATTGTAGCTGGTGGTGGTGTTGCCTTGGTTCGTGCCATTGAAGCGCTTGAGTCTTTAAAAGGTGAAAACGACGACGAAACAACTGGTGTTGAAATCGTAAAACGTGCCATTGAAGAGCCATTGCGTCAGATTGTTGCCAACGCAGGTAAAGAAGGTGCTGTTGTTGTACAAAAAGTAAAAGAAGGTAAAGCCGACTTTGGTTACAACGCTCGTACCGATAAATACGAAAACTTGTTCGAAACTGGTGTTATCGATCCTGCAAAAGTTACCCGTGTTGCACTTGAGAATGCAGCTTCAATAGCTGGTATGTTCTTAACAACTGAAACGGTAATTGTTGAGTTGAAAGAAGATGCTCCTGCTATGCCAATGGGCGGCGGAATGCCAGGTGGAATGGGTGGAATGATGTAA
- a CDS encoding serine hydrolase domain-containing protein, with translation MKKRGLVLFISIGVLSLFVSCTSGRKGTPVSSDISIDSLKAAEATIQSWVDEGKIAGFSTLVIKNGQEVQRANIGYANIENQKPLESDAIFRIFSMTKPVTAVALMTLFDEGKFQLDDKVSKYIPEFEEIKVYTPTEDGFTLEPQQNEMTIRNLLTHTSGISYGWDYDSYVDSVYRARNVGGWDGTIGEKMKLLGDIPLNFQPGTEWKYGLSIDVAGYLVEVFSGEPMDEYFRKTIFEPLKMKDAGFYVPENKHDRLCDVYNVDENGVLKLETGGLAEGFKHPVTLFSGGGGMVASIDDYARFCQMLLNGGELDDVRILSEDAVNLIMTNQLPETATYDEGKTGFGLSGTVNPESGEYSWAGMASTNFWINPETDLIIISCTQLLPSNFTYGNEFKKMVENALIQ, from the coding sequence ATGAAAAAGCGTGGTCTGGTTCTCTTCATCTCAATCGGAGTTTTAAGTTTATTTGTTTCTTGCACTTCAGGAAGGAAGGGAACTCCGGTTTCTTCCGACATCTCAATCGATTCGTTAAAAGCTGCTGAAGCAACAATACAAAGCTGGGTTGATGAGGGAAAAATTGCCGGGTTTTCTACACTGGTAATTAAAAACGGCCAGGAAGTACAGCGGGCAAATATTGGTTATGCGAATATTGAAAACCAAAAACCACTGGAATCTGATGCTATTTTTCGGATATTCTCGATGACCAAACCCGTTACAGCTGTTGCGTTAATGACTCTGTTTGACGAAGGAAAGTTTCAGTTGGATGACAAAGTGTCGAAATACATTCCTGAGTTTGAGGAAATAAAAGTATACACACCAACTGAGGATGGATTTACTCTGGAACCTCAGCAGAACGAAATGACCATTCGAAATTTACTTACACACACTTCGGGTATTTCTTATGGCTGGGATTACGATTCATACGTCGATTCGGTGTATCGGGCCAGAAATGTTGGTGGCTGGGATGGTACAATTGGCGAAAAAATGAAACTACTGGGCGACATTCCTTTAAATTTTCAGCCCGGAACTGAATGGAAATATGGACTATCGATTGATGTTGCAGGTTATTTGGTAGAAGTCTTTTCGGGTGAACCAATGGACGAATATTTCCGCAAAACTATTTTTGAACCGCTAAAAATGAAAGATGCCGGATTTTATGTGCCGGAGAACAAGCACGATCGTTTGTGTGATGTGTATAACGTTGACGAAAACGGAGTTTTGAAATTGGAAACAGGTGGTTTGGCTGAGGGATTTAAACATCCGGTTACATTATTTTCGGGTGGTGGTGGAATGGTTGCAAGTATCGACGATTACGCCCGTTTTTGTCAAATGCTTCTTAACGGAGGTGAGTTGGACGATGTTCGGATATTGAGTGAAGATGCCGTAAATTTAATAATGACCAACCAGCTTCCTGAAACGGCAACATACGATGAAGGCAAAACAGGTTTTGGTTTATCCGGTACAGTTAATCCCGAAAGTGGTGAATACAGTTGGGCCGGAATGGCATCGACCAACTTTTGGATCAATCCGGAAACCGATCTGATAATAATTAGCTGTACGCAACTTTTACCAAGTAATTTTACTTACGGAAATGAGTTTAAAAAAATGGTAGAAAACGCTCTCATTCAATAA
- a CDS encoding co-chaperone GroES: protein MADLKGKILAGKILVQPKEAEEKTVSGIIIPDSAKEKPQVGTVVLVGADKTDEPMEVKVGDTVFYGKYSGTELNIDGTDYLLMSQNDVMYIL, encoded by the coding sequence ATGGCAGATTTAAAAGGTAAAATTTTGGCTGGCAAAATCCTTGTTCAACCAAAGGAGGCCGAAGAAAAAACAGTTAGCGGAATTATAATTCCTGATTCAGCAAAAGAAAAACCACAAGTTGGTACTGTAGTATTGGTAGGAGCGGATAAAACCGATGAGCCAATGGAAGTAAAAGTTGGGGACACTGTTTTTTATGGTAAATACTCTGGTACTGAGTTGAACATCGACGGAACCGATTATTTATTAATGTCACAAAACGATGTGATGTACATTCTGTAA
- a CDS encoding DEAD/DEAH box helicase: protein MKKTFEELKVAKSILKSLDDIGFVEPTPIQQRAIPKINSGVNIVGVAQTGTGKTAAYLLPLLSRLKKPEGMDPRVVVLVPTRELAIQVGQDVAELTAYSDLRHAAIYGGIGWTKHAALVEEGIDVLIATPGRLWDLYQVGVLRLKKVKYLVIDEADRMLDMGFMPQLRQLQEIIPAKRQNLLFSATFSESIEVLAEEFLDHYDKMEIAPSATPVELVTQTAFKVPNYRTKLNLIKHLLEDSKTFTRVVIFVKTKEHADGVYKVIERKAEGETRLLHSNKAQNTRINAIQAFKKGEVRILITTDVSARGMDVSKVSHVINFDLPNDYDDYIHRIGRTARAGNKGDAITLIDPSDEWHWKKIEEMIRQEIILQELPEGIEEVETEFKENQDQLREIDRQKKIDDPTYQGAFHQKKRRGSSKRSFEDKFARTKERQKRKKRK, encoded by the coding sequence ATGAAGAAAACTTTCGAAGAATTAAAAGTTGCCAAATCAATATTAAAGTCGCTCGACGACATAGGATTTGTTGAACCTACACCAATTCAACAAAGAGCCATCCCAAAGATTAATTCGGGTGTAAACATTGTTGGTGTAGCCCAAACCGGAACGGGAAAAACTGCGGCCTATTTACTTCCTTTGCTTTCGAGGCTTAAAAAACCGGAAGGCATGGATCCGCGGGTTGTTGTTCTTGTTCCTACACGCGAACTCGCGATTCAGGTGGGACAAGACGTTGCAGAGCTAACAGCCTATTCTGATTTGCGACATGCCGCCATTTACGGAGGTATTGGCTGGACCAAACACGCTGCACTAGTAGAAGAAGGGATTGATGTTTTAATTGCAACACCCGGACGTTTATGGGATTTATACCAGGTTGGTGTTTTACGTTTGAAAAAAGTAAAATACCTGGTAATTGATGAAGCCGACCGGATGCTCGACATGGGTTTTATGCCTCAGCTCAGACAGTTGCAGGAAATTATACCTGCCAAAAGACAGAACCTGCTTTTTTCTGCTACTTTTTCTGAGAGTATTGAAGTACTAGCCGAAGAATTTCTGGATCACTATGATAAAATGGAGATTGCACCATCGGCAACTCCGGTTGAATTGGTTACTCAAACAGCTTTTAAAGTGCCGAACTACCGGACCAAATTAAACCTTATTAAGCACCTTTTAGAAGACAGTAAAACATTCACGCGTGTGGTAATTTTTGTAAAAACCAAAGAACATGCAGATGGTGTTTATAAGGTAATCGAACGAAAAGCGGAGGGTGAAACACGTTTACTGCATTCAAACAAAGCTCAAAATACGAGGATCAACGCCATTCAGGCATTTAAAAAAGGTGAGGTCAGAATTCTGATTACAACCGATGTATCGGCTCGTGGTATGGACGTAAGTAAAGTAAGCCATGTTATTAACTTTGATTTACCCAACGACTACGACGACTATATTCACCGTATTGGACGTACTGCACGTGCAGGAAATAAAGGCGATGCAATTACTTTAATTGATCCATCGGACGAATGGCACTGGAAAAAAATTGAAGAAATGATTCGCCAGGAAATTATTCTGCAGGAGTTACCCGAAGGGATTGAAGAAGTGGAAACTGAATTTAAAGAAAACCAGGATCAGCTAAGGGAAATTGACCGTCAGAAAAAAATTGATGATCCGACTTACCAGGGAGCTTTTCATCAGAAAAAAAGGCGTGGCTCTTCAAAAAGATCATTCGAGGATAAATTTGCCAGAACAAAAGAAAGACAAAAAAGAAAGAAAAGAAAATAA
- a CDS encoding asparaginase, whose protein sequence is MNKTATKKTSILIIYTGGTIGMVQDPKNGALIPVRFEKIQEVVPELKKFNFIIKTITFTPALDSSNMNPITWIKIARTIERNYNNYDGFVVLHGTDTMAYTASALSYMFENLDKPIILTGSQLPIGMIRTDGKENLITAVEIAAAKADGQSVVPEVCIYFDFKLYRGNRTLKRDAELFSAFRSVNYPELAVAGIDIKYSPEFIYYPENKGILKLYTNFDDNVVILKMFPGINQNVLNSVLNTPGLRGVILETFGSGNVPTARWLINCIKRAIKRGIIVLNITQCEGGRVVMGQYQTSLELLNAGVVSGKDMTTEAAITKLMFLLGQDLKPAEIKMYLNKSLRGEISE, encoded by the coding sequence ATGAATAAAACGGCCACAAAAAAAACATCGATACTTATTATCTATACGGGAGGTACCATCGGGATGGTGCAAGATCCTAAAAACGGAGCGCTGATTCCGGTTCGATTCGAAAAAATCCAGGAAGTTGTACCGGAATTGAAGAAATTCAATTTTATAATAAAAACAATCACATTTACTCCGGCGCTTGACTCGTCGAATATGAATCCAATAACGTGGATTAAAATTGCAAGAACCATAGAGCGTAATTATAATAATTACGATGGATTTGTAGTTTTACACGGTACCGACACCATGGCGTACACCGCGTCGGCATTGAGTTATATGTTTGAAAACCTCGACAAGCCGATAATTTTAACCGGGTCGCAATTGCCCATTGGAATGATTCGTACCGATGGAAAGGAAAATTTAATTACTGCAGTTGAAATAGCAGCTGCAAAAGCTGATGGACAGAGTGTGGTGCCGGAAGTTTGTATTTATTTTGATTTTAAATTGTACAGGGGAAATCGAACTTTAAAGCGGGATGCCGAATTATTTAGTGCTTTCAGGTCCGTAAATTATCCTGAGCTGGCAGTGGCCGGAATCGACATTAAATACAGTCCGGAGTTTATTTATTATCCTGAGAATAAGGGCATTCTGAAATTATATACCAACTTTGACGATAATGTGGTGATTTTGAAAATGTTTCCGGGAATTAACCAGAATGTATTGAATTCGGTATTAAATACTCCCGGATTAAGGGGAGTAATTTTAGAAACCTTTGGTTCGGGAAATGTACCCACTGCACGGTGGTTGATCAACTGCATAAAAAGGGCTATTAAGCGCGGAATCATTGTGTTAAATATAACCCAGTGCGAAGGAGGTAGAGTTGTGATGGGGCAGTATCAAACCAGTTTGGAGTTATTAAATGCGGGAGTTGTTTCGGGCAAGGATATGACTACTGAAGCGGCAATTACCAAGTTGATGTTCCTTTTGGGGCAAGACTTGAAACCCGCAGAAATAAAAATGTATCTGAATAAAAGTTTGAGAGGGGAAATTAGTGAATAG
- the gdhA gene encoding NADP-specific glutamate dehydrogenase, which yields MNTDINEFITNLESRTPGENEFHQAVEEVIGSVWEFYGKNPRYQRAKILERMVEPERVIMFRVPWVDDRGEVQINRGYRVEFNSALGPYKGGLRFHASVTLSILKFLGFEQTFKNSLTTLPMGGGKGGSDFSPKGKTDGEIMRFCQSFMTELYRHIGPNTDVPAGDIGVGGREIGYLFGQYKRLKNEFTGVLTGKGLAWGGSLIRPEATGFGAVYFAQHMLHRLGQDIEGQTVAVSGFGNVAWGAITKINELGGKVVTLSGPDGYIYDKDGISGDKIDYLLELRATNNDIVEPYAEEFGAKFVAGKRPWEVPVQLAMPCATENEVGLDDAKELVKNGCTLLAEASNMGCTAEAVDYFYETIDYAPGKAVNAGGVAVSGLEMSQNSMRINWPREEVDTRLKGIMRDIHETCVNYGKNGSKIDYVKGANVGGFVKVAEAMLAQGIV from the coding sequence ATGAATACAGATATAAACGAATTCATTACAAATTTGGAGAGCAGAACTCCGGGCGAAAATGAGTTTCACCAGGCAGTAGAAGAAGTAATCGGTTCAGTGTGGGAGTTTTATGGAAAGAATCCACGTTACCAACGGGCAAAAATTTTGGAGCGCATGGTTGAGCCCGAGCGGGTAATCATGTTTCGGGTTCCCTGGGTCGACGATCGGGGAGAGGTGCAAATAAACCGTGGCTACCGGGTTGAGTTTAATTCAGCACTTGGGCCTTATAAAGGTGGTTTGCGTTTTCATGCCAGCGTAACCTTAAGTATTCTTAAATTTTTAGGCTTCGAACAAACCTTTAAAAATAGTTTAACAACATTGCCTATGGGTGGTGGTAAAGGTGGTTCTGATTTTAGTCCAAAAGGAAAAACCGATGGTGAAATTATGCGTTTTTGCCAGAGTTTTATGACTGAATTGTACCGTCATATTGGTCCAAATACCGATGTGCCCGCTGGTGATATTGGAGTAGGCGGCCGCGAAATAGGATATTTGTTTGGCCAGTACAAACGTTTAAAAAATGAATTTACAGGAGTACTGACAGGTAAAGGATTAGCATGGGGGGGAAGTTTGATTCGTCCCGAAGCTACAGGTTTTGGTGCGGTTTACTTTGCGCAACACATGCTGCACCGTTTGGGGCAGGATATTGAAGGGCAAACCGTTGCAGTTTCCGGATTTGGAAATGTTGCCTGGGGAGCTATCACAAAAATAAATGAACTGGGAGGAAAAGTAGTTACACTTTCCGGACCTGACGGATACATCTACGACAAGGACGGTATTTCTGGAGATAAAATTGATTACTTGCTTGAGTTGCGTGCAACCAACAATGACATTGTAGAGCCTTATGCCGAAGAATTTGGAGCAAAGTTTGTTGCAGGTAAACGTCCGTGGGAAGTGCCGGTTCAGCTTGCTATGCCTTGTGCCACCGAAAACGAAGTTGGCCTTGACGATGCTAAAGAATTGGTTAAAAATGGTTGTACTTTATTGGCTGAGGCATCAAATATGGGATGTACAGCTGAAGCAGTTGACTATTTTTATGAAACAATAGATTATGCTCCGGGTAAAGCTGTAAACGCAGGTGGTGTTGCCGTTTCCGGTTTGGAAATGTCGCAAAACAGTATGCGTATAAACTGGCCTCGTGAAGAAGTAGATACCCGTTTGAAGGGAATTATGCGTGACATTCATGAAACATGTGTTAATTACGGTAAAAACGGATCGAAAATTGACTATGTGAAAGGAGCTAATGTTGGTGGCTTTGTTAAAGTAGCAGAAGCCATGCTCGCTCAGGGGATCGTTTAA
- a CDS encoding MotA/TolQ/ExbB proton channel family protein — MKRLFALIAVFGMLFFMASTAVVAQDEAAATEPATEQVDEATDQVDLTADTEEEAAATAEEGKSLHSQLKTKFIEGDPTFMSFVLIALILGLAFAIERVLYLNLATSNTKKLLASIEEALENGGVEAAKDVCRNTRGPVASIFYQGLDRFDHGIDVVEKTVISYGGVQAGLLEKGLSWLALFIALAPMLGFMGTVIGMIGAFDAIEVAGDISPSLVAGGIKVALITTVTGLVVAIILQIFYNYCVAKIDSIINNMEDASISLLDLLVKHNMKK, encoded by the coding sequence ATGAAAAGACTATTCGCGTTAATAGCCGTATTTGGGATGCTTTTTTTTATGGCATCAACTGCTGTGGTTGCACAAGATGAGGCAGCTGCAACTGAACCAGCTACCGAGCAGGTAGATGAAGCTACTGATCAGGTAGATTTAACAGCTGATACTGAAGAAGAAGCTGCAGCTACTGCTGAAGAAGGAAAATCTTTACACAGCCAGTTAAAAACAAAATTTATTGAAGGTGATCCAACTTTCATGTCATTCGTATTAATTGCCCTTATTTTAGGTCTTGCGTTTGCAATCGAAAGAGTACTTTACCTTAACCTTGCAACCAGCAACACTAAAAAATTATTAGCTTCTATTGAAGAGGCTTTAGAAAATGGTGGTGTTGAAGCAGCAAAAGACGTTTGTCGTAACACTCGTGGTCCTGTTGCAAGTATCTTCTATCAAGGTCTTGACAGATTCGATCATGGTATCGACGTAGTTGAAAAAACAGTTATTTCTTACGGTGGTGTTCAGGCAGGTCTTTTAGAAAAAGGATTAAGCTGGCTTGCACTGTTTATTGCTCTTGCACCTATGCTTGGTTTCATGGGAACAGTAATCGGTATGATTGGCGCTTTCGATGCGATCGAGGTAGCAGGTGATATTAGTCCTTCACTTGTGGCTGGTGGTATTAAAGTAGCTTTGATTACAACTGTAACAGGTCTTGTAGTTGCTATTATTCTTCAGATTTTCTACAACTATTGTGTTGCTAAAATCGATAGCATCATTAACAACATGGAAGATGCTTCTATTTCGTTGTTAGACTTGTTGGTAAAACACAATATGAAAAAATAA
- a CDS encoding biopolymer transporter ExbD yields MSKFRKDDGKELPPISTASLPDIVFMLLFFFMVSTTMREVTVNVTQKLPEATELSKLEKKSLVSYIYIGEPKPQFQKVFGKAPRIQLNDQFANVSDIPDYITAEREAREEAERPSMVTSLKVDVNTKMGLVTDVKQELRKAAALNINYSARKKTER; encoded by the coding sequence ATGAGCAAGTTTAGAAAAGACGATGGTAAGGAATTACCTCCAATATCGACGGCTTCACTGCCCGATATCGTGTTCATGTTATTATTCTTTTTTATGGTTAGTACAACGATGCGCGAGGTTACAGTAAATGTAACTCAGAAATTACCTGAAGCAACGGAACTAAGTAAATTGGAGAAAAAATCACTGGTTAGTTATATCTACATTGGTGAACCTAAACCTCAGTTTCAAAAAGTTTTTGGTAAAGCACCTCGTATTCAGTTAAACGATCAATTTGCTAATGTTAGTGATATTCCAGATTATATTACTGCAGAAAGAGAAGCAAGAGAAGAAGCTGAAAGACCTTCAATGGTTACTTCATTAAAAGTTGACGTGAATACTAAAATGGGATTGGTTACTGATGTGAAGCAGGAATTGCGGAAAGCAGCAGCCTTGAACATTAACTATTCAGCTAGGAAAAAGACTGAAAGATAA